The following proteins are encoded in a genomic region of Natrinema sp. DC36:
- a CDS encoding cation:proton antiporter, with product MATETALIDVGILFTAAAFAGILSSRIDQSVIPFYIIIGVVLGSNVLGELPALVGSEVGVGGVSVVVPEVTIGGMDLLAALGGLALGETDFIVVGAEIGIVLLLFFLGLEFNLDRLLASRDRIGKAGTVDLAINFGIGLIFGYLVFGDFLAAFLTAGIVYISSSAIITKSLIDLGWIANSEAEPLLGTLVYEDLFIAVYLAIASALVLGGGDVGAAAGQIGIAIGVILALLALVTFGTDFFQRFLDADTNEFVVVRALGVTILVAGIALAMGVSEAVAAFFVGMTFSSTDHVHDLERLLEPLRDAFAAIFFFWIGLVTDPGLFTLSILGMIAAAVVVTTPTKLVSGYLGGRIYGLDDRRSLRVGFGMATRGEFSLIIASLALSGAGSGIATVTAQTIYAFTVGYVLVMSILGTSLMQYSSRIEPVVVSALERRRSGSAEAVQE from the coding sequence GTGGCAACTGAAACGGCGCTCATCGACGTCGGCATCCTCTTTACCGCGGCCGCGTTCGCCGGCATTCTCTCGAGTCGGATCGATCAGTCGGTGATCCCCTTTTACATCATCATCGGCGTCGTGCTGGGCTCGAACGTACTCGGCGAACTTCCCGCGCTCGTCGGCAGCGAGGTCGGCGTCGGCGGCGTCTCGGTCGTCGTTCCAGAGGTGACGATCGGCGGGATGGACCTCCTGGCAGCGCTGGGCGGACTCGCGCTCGGCGAGACGGACTTCATCGTCGTCGGCGCCGAGATCGGGATCGTCCTCCTGTTGTTCTTTCTGGGCCTCGAGTTCAACCTGGATCGGCTGCTCGCGAGCAGGGATCGGATCGGCAAGGCGGGGACCGTCGATCTCGCGATCAACTTCGGGATCGGACTGATCTTCGGCTACCTCGTCTTCGGGGACTTTCTCGCGGCCTTTCTCACCGCCGGGATCGTCTACATCTCCTCGAGCGCGATCATCACGAAGTCGCTGATCGATCTGGGCTGGATCGCCAACAGCGAGGCCGAACCGCTGCTCGGGACGCTCGTCTACGAAGACCTGTTCATCGCGGTCTATCTGGCGATCGCGTCGGCGCTGGTGCTGGGCGGCGGCGACGTCGGGGCGGCCGCGGGCCAGATCGGCATCGCGATCGGCGTCATCCTCGCGCTGCTCGCACTCGTTACGTTCGGAACCGACTTCTTTCAGCGCTTTCTGGACGCCGACACCAACGAGTTCGTCGTCGTCCGAGCGCTCGGCGTCACGATCCTCGTCGCCGGGATCGCCCTCGCGATGGGCGTTAGCGAGGCCGTCGCCGCGTTCTTCGTCGGCATGACCTTCTCGTCGACCGACCACGTCCACGACCTCGAGCGACTGCTCGAACCGCTCCGGGACGCCTTCGCGGCGATCTTCTTCTTCTGGATCGGCCTCGTCACCGATCCGGGGCTGTTCACGCTCTCGATTCTCGGGATGATCGCCGCCGCCGTCGTCGTGACGACGCCGACGAAACTCGTCAGCGGCTACCTGGGCGGCCGGATCTACGGTCTCGACGACCGTCGCTCGCTCCGGGTGGGCTTCGGGATGGCCACCCGCGGCGAGTTTTCCTTGATCATCGCGAGCCTCGCGCTCTCGGGGGCCGGCAGCGGCATCGCGACGGTGACGGCACAGACGATCTACGCCTTCACCGTCGGCTACGTCCTCGTCATGAGCATCCTCGGCACGTCGCTCATGCAGTACTCGAGCCGGATCGAACCCGTCGTCGTCTCGGCGCTCGAGCGGCGGCGCTCCGGCTCCGCCGAGGCGGTACAGGAGTGA
- a CDS encoding TrkA C-terminal domain-containing protein, which yields MTVYESDLPGVGKKFEVELENGERLVIVTHNTGKREVYLKADADADGDKLFEASDRLARKIGTILEGAYFQPVQADQVETMLSEDTYLEWYGVAEGAEVAGQSLAEANIRDRTGVSIVAIQRDDELISPPTPETVLTVGDTLVVTGDREGCAQFEELLGAGLEE from the coding sequence ATGACTGTCTACGAGAGCGACCTCCCCGGCGTCGGGAAGAAGTTCGAGGTCGAACTCGAGAACGGAGAACGGCTCGTCATCGTGACGCACAACACGGGGAAACGGGAGGTGTACCTGAAGGCGGACGCGGACGCGGACGGCGACAAGCTGTTCGAAGCCTCGGATCGGCTCGCCCGGAAGATCGGCACCATCCTGGAGGGGGCGTACTTCCAGCCGGTGCAGGCCGACCAGGTGGAAACGATGCTCTCCGAGGACACCTACCTCGAGTGGTACGGCGTCGCCGAGGGTGCCGAAGTCGCCGGCCAGAGCCTCGCCGAGGCGAACATCCGCGACCGGACGGGCGTCTCCATCGTCGCCATCCAGCGCGATGACGAGTTGATTTCGCCGCCGACGCCCGAGACGGTTCTCACGGTCGGCGATACGTTAGTCGTCACCGGCGACCGCGAGGGCTGTGCCCAGTTCGAGGAACTGCTCGGAGCCGGACTCGAAGAGTGA
- a CDS encoding methylglyoxal synthase, with protein sequence MTRVALIAHDEKKPDLIEFARTHEEQLRAYELIATGTTGQRLRDETDLEVERKESGPLGGDLMIGAEVAEGKLDGIVFLRDPLRAQPHEPDISALLRICDVRDTALATNLASAAFLIEGLAE encoded by the coding sequence ATGACTCGCGTCGCACTGATCGCCCACGACGAGAAGAAGCCGGACCTCATCGAGTTCGCGCGGACTCACGAGGAACAACTGCGAGCATACGAACTGATCGCGACCGGAACCACCGGGCAGCGGCTCAGAGACGAGACTGATCTCGAGGTCGAACGCAAGGAGTCGGGACCGCTCGGCGGGGACCTGATGATCGGTGCGGAGGTCGCGGAGGGGAAACTCGACGGGATCGTCTTCCTCCGGGATCCGCTGCGAGCCCAGCCCCACGAGCCCGATATCTCGGCGCTGTTGCGGATCTGTGACGTTCGCGACACGGCGCTCGCGACGAACCTCGCCTCCGCGGCGTTCCTCATCGAGGGACTCGCGGAGTAG
- a CDS encoding methyltransferase domain-containing protein, translating into MDDPTEPGDRSARHVWSAGRYPAMAPNMLPAIARLVNTAGIDPGNRVLDVGCGTGNAALTARRAGANVVGLDLAHGMLELARDNASLAAEDDIGWLTGDAEALPVPDDAFDVVLSNFGHVFAPDSARAGAELRRVTKPGGRVCFTAWSPNGVVGDLTAVLTDHVAEPPSDPWSHLQWGKPEFVREQFADVAALSFQRRLLEFRYATPHHFWREFAEESGPLSPVLQRMNDDDARAALRRDAVAALEDWFGDNAIRVEYLQARAVIG; encoded by the coding sequence ATGGACGATCCCACCGAGCCCGGCGATCGATCGGCGAGACACGTCTGGTCGGCCGGTCGGTATCCCGCGATGGCACCGAACATGCTGCCCGCCATCGCACGACTGGTCAACACCGCGGGGATCGATCCGGGCAACCGCGTCCTCGACGTCGGCTGCGGGACCGGAAACGCCGCGCTGACGGCCCGTCGAGCGGGCGCGAACGTCGTCGGCCTCGATCTCGCTCACGGAATGCTCGAGTTGGCCCGTGACAACGCCTCGCTCGCCGCCGAAGACGATATCGGCTGGCTCACCGGCGACGCCGAGGCCCTTCCCGTCCCGGACGACGCGTTCGACGTGGTCCTCTCGAACTTCGGCCACGTCTTCGCGCCGGACTCGGCCCGCGCCGGCGCGGAACTCCGACGCGTAACGAAACCCGGTGGTCGAGTCTGTTTCACCGCGTGGTCGCCCAACGGCGTCGTCGGGGACCTCACAGCGGTCCTGACCGACCACGTCGCCGAACCGCCGAGCGATCCGTGGTCGCACCTGCAGTGGGGCAAGCCGGAGTTCGTCCGCGAGCAGTTCGCCGACGTCGCCGCCCTCTCGTTCCAACGTCGGCTGCTCGAGTTCCGCTACGCCACGCCACACCACTTCTGGCGGGAGTTCGCCGAGGAGTCCGGTCCGCTTTCGCCCGTCCTCCAGCGCATGAACGACGACGACGCGCGGGCCGCGCTCCGCCGGGACGCGGTCGCCGCGCTCGAGGACTGGTTCGGGGACAACGCGATCCGCGTCGAATACCTTCAAGCGCGAGCCGTGATCGGGTAA
- a CDS encoding AI-2E family transporter, translating into MGVFDSWDGKRVAWVVLGGVLAVLIGLALFRYIGPLLFAVFLYYATRPLYRQIDRVIDHPNVTATATILFVILPMIAVVAYAGIVGLRELDQFLAASDLEAYRSTLEPYLQPIRRGNVGELRDALGSGSGGSFAGALRQGVPGAVGQLLSIAGAIFSVLARFFLMLTILFYLLRDDEKLRRWFYESIDHDDDIVSYTQAVDDDLETVFLSNLAVILVAATAAVVIYYGLNFVASGGTVVGTPVLLSLLIGIGTLIPAVGMKIVYVPYGLVLLGVALTTPKPLWHPLAFFALTFVVIDTIPDFFARSFLSARSGVHMGLVLLGYFLGTLAFGWWGLFLGPIVVVLAVHFGETVFPDLASDFLRE; encoded by the coding sequence ATGGGCGTGTTCGACAGTTGGGACGGCAAGCGCGTCGCCTGGGTCGTGCTCGGAGGAGTCCTCGCGGTGCTGATCGGACTCGCTCTCTTCAGGTACATCGGTCCGTTGCTCTTCGCGGTCTTCCTGTACTACGCGACGCGGCCGCTCTACCGCCAGATCGATCGGGTCATCGACCATCCGAACGTGACGGCGACGGCCACGATCCTGTTCGTCATCCTGCCGATGATCGCCGTCGTCGCCTACGCGGGCATCGTCGGGCTCAGGGAACTCGATCAGTTCCTCGCCGCGAGCGACCTCGAGGCCTACCGGTCGACCCTCGAACCGTATCTGCAGCCGATTCGTCGGGGAAACGTCGGTGAACTTCGAGACGCGCTCGGGAGCGGCTCCGGCGGCTCGTTCGCGGGTGCGCTTCGACAGGGCGTCCCGGGAGCCGTCGGTCAGCTGCTGTCGATCGCCGGAGCGATATTCTCGGTCCTCGCCCGGTTCTTTCTCATGCTCACGATTCTCTTCTACCTCCTGCGGGACGACGAGAAACTGCGTCGGTGGTTCTACGAGAGTATCGACCACGACGACGACATCGTCTCGTACACCCAGGCGGTCGACGACGACCTCGAGACGGTCTTTCTCAGCAACTTGGCGGTAATCCTGGTGGCAGCCACCGCCGCCGTCGTCATATACTACGGGCTCAATTTCGTCGCCTCGGGCGGGACCGTCGTCGGGACGCCGGTGTTGCTCTCCCTGCTCATCGGGATCGGGACGCTGATCCCGGCCGTCGGGATGAAGATCGTCTACGTCCCCTACGGGTTGGTTCTCCTCGGCGTCGCGCTGACGACCCCGAAGCCGCTCTGGCACCCGCTCGCGTTCTTCGCGCTCACGTTCGTCGTCATCGATACCATCCCCGACTTCTTCGCGCGGTCGTTCCTCTCCGCGCGTAGCGGCGTTCACATGGGACTCGTCCTCCTCGGCTACTTCCTCGGCACGCTCGCCTTCGGCTGGTGGGGGCTGTTCCTCGGTCCGATCGTCGTCGTCCTCGCGGTCCACTTCGGGGAGACGGTCTTTCCCGACCTCGCGAGCGATTTCCTCCGAGAGTGA
- a CDS encoding helix-turn-helix domain-containing protein: MSDQVVLTAETAPDAVDETPPSAKLVLTVLAHEGSLTQSRLADETMLPARTVRYALQQLEEHDLVDSQISFADARQHVYSLNEALFVKSDAREPQS; the protein is encoded by the coding sequence ATGAGTGACCAGGTCGTTCTCACCGCGGAAACCGCTCCGGACGCCGTCGACGAGACCCCGCCGAGCGCCAAACTCGTGCTGACGGTCCTCGCACACGAGGGAAGTCTCACCCAGTCTCGACTCGCCGACGAGACGATGCTCCCCGCTCGAACGGTCCGCTACGCGTTACAGCAACTCGAGGAGCACGACCTCGTCGACTCGCAAATCTCGTTCGCGGACGCCAGACAGCACGTCTACTCCCTCAACGAGGCCCTGTTTGTGAAATCGGACGCACGAGAGCCGCAGTCGTGA
- a CDS encoding ring-cleaving dioxygenase has translation MPEDIPGIHHVTAIGSDPRRNLEFYTETLGLRLVKRSVNQDDVSVYHLFYGDHGGSPGTSMTFFPYTDARPGRVGTGQASAVAFLIPAESLEFWTNRLADAGVDAETGTRFGDTVVSFRDPDGLPLELVARSDAPAGDPPEGPVPDEHAIRGFFGVTLSLSTADPTAELLRTMGYSETDEAGSRRRYESDGELGYVVDICEEPQAPRGQPGAGTVHHVAFRTTRDDQPEWRDVLQGQGLRPTEIIDRKWFESVYAREHGGVLFEFATKEPGYTVDEDLEELGERLVLPEWLEDRRDEIEAGLPELRSEG, from the coding sequence ATGCCCGAAGACATTCCCGGCATCCACCACGTGACCGCTATCGGGAGCGATCCCCGTCGCAATCTCGAGTTCTACACCGAGACGCTCGGGCTCCGTCTGGTGAAGCGAAGCGTGAATCAGGACGACGTCTCGGTCTATCACCTGTTCTACGGTGACCACGGCGGGAGCCCCGGAACGAGCATGACGTTCTTCCCGTACACCGACGCCCGTCCGGGACGGGTCGGAACCGGCCAGGCCAGCGCGGTCGCGTTCCTGATCCCGGCCGAGTCGCTCGAGTTCTGGACCAACCGACTGGCGGACGCCGGCGTCGACGCCGAGACGGGAACGCGGTTCGGCGACACCGTCGTTTCGTTCCGGGATCCCGACGGCCTCCCGCTCGAGCTGGTCGCCCGATCCGATGCACCCGCCGGCGATCCGCCCGAGGGACCGGTTCCCGACGAGCACGCGATTCGGGGCTTCTTCGGCGTGACGCTCTCGCTGTCGACGGCCGATCCGACCGCGGAACTCCTGCGGACGATGGGATACAGCGAAACCGACGAAGCCGGCAGCCGTCGGCGCTACGAGAGCGACGGCGAGCTGGGATACGTCGTCGATATCTGTGAGGAGCCACAGGCTCCGCGCGGACAACCCGGTGCCGGTACCGTCCATCACGTGGCGTTTCGAACGACGAGAGACGACCAGCCCGAGTGGCGCGACGTGCTTCAGGGGCAGGGGCTCCGGCCGACCGAGATCATCGACCGCAAGTGGTTCGAATCGGTCTACGCCCGCGAACACGGTGGCGTCCTCTTCGAGTTCGCCACGAAGGAACCGGGATACACCGTCGACGAGGACCTCGAGGAACTCGGCGAGCGCCTCGTTCTCCCCGAGTGGCTCGAGGATCGGCGCGACGAGATCGAGGCCGGCCTGCCGGAACTCCGGTCAGAGGGGTAA
- a CDS encoding FAD-dependent oxidoreductase yields the protein MTDPFVVVGGDAAGMSAASKARREAPDREIVVFEKGEWVSYGACGLPYYVKGEIQSLEELVSVTPEEFREERDIDLRTGHEVVAVDTDERTVTAESESGTVTQSYGDLLLATGSESVVPPIDGTDREGVYTLGSMSDGKELREYVARARDGEGFQQPDRGPACRYLEDCAGPVGVVGGGYIGIEMAEALAANGFEVNLFQRGDRVLKGFSEATSEYVVDHLREEDVALHLGAEVTGLAGGDRVEAVVTADDRIPVEMVLIGTGVRPRTELAEAAGIERGATGAIATDAYRETSAPDVYAAGDCAEAAHVVTGEPAYVPLALTANRHGRAIGQTVTGTPTEGGGVAGTAAVKAFNVEAARTGILDHDEARAAGFDPVTETVTAKSRAGYYPDGGNVTITLTADRDSERVLGASLVSEYGEGAVHRSHAVVAALSERATVADVENYDLAYAPPFNTTWDPVLVAAKVLGGTLRG from the coding sequence ATGACCGATCCGTTCGTCGTCGTCGGCGGTGACGCAGCCGGAATGTCCGCGGCGAGCAAGGCCAGGCGCGAGGCGCCCGACCGGGAGATCGTCGTCTTCGAGAAGGGAGAGTGGGTGTCCTACGGCGCGTGCGGACTCCCCTACTACGTCAAGGGAGAGATCCAGTCGCTCGAGGAACTCGTCTCGGTCACACCCGAGGAGTTCCGCGAGGAGCGCGACATCGACCTCCGGACGGGCCACGAAGTCGTCGCCGTCGACACCGACGAGCGAACGGTCACCGCCGAGAGCGAGTCGGGGACGGTCACGCAGTCCTACGGCGACCTCCTGCTGGCGACCGGCTCGGAATCGGTCGTGCCGCCGATCGACGGCACCGACCGCGAGGGCGTCTACACGCTCGGCTCGATGAGCGACGGGAAGGAACTCCGCGAGTACGTGGCCCGCGCCCGCGACGGTGAGGGCTTCCAGCAGCCCGATCGGGGACCGGCCTGTCGCTACCTCGAGGACTGTGCGGGGCCGGTCGGCGTCGTCGGCGGCGGCTACATCGGGATCGAGATGGCCGAAGCGCTCGCTGCCAACGGGTTCGAGGTGAACCTCTTCCAGCGCGGCGACCGCGTGCTGAAGGGCTTTAGCGAGGCGACCAGCGAGTACGTCGTCGACCACCTCCGGGAAGAGGACGTCGCGCTCCATCTCGGCGCCGAAGTCACGGGACTCGCGGGCGGCGACCGCGTCGAGGCCGTCGTCACCGCAGACGACCGGATTCCGGTCGAGATGGTCCTGATCGGCACCGGCGTGCGACCCCGAACGGAGCTCGCGGAAGCCGCCGGAATCGAACGCGGCGCAACGGGGGCGATCGCGACCGACGCCTACCGCGAGACGAGCGCGCCGGACGTCTACGCCGCGGGCGACTGCGCCGAGGCCGCCCACGTCGTCACGGGCGAACCGGCGTACGTCCCGCTGGCGCTGACCGCCAATCGGCACGGTCGGGCGATCGGTCAGACCGTCACCGGGACGCCGACCGAAGGCGGCGGGGTCGCCGGGACGGCCGCCGTGAAGGCCTTCAACGTCGAGGCCGCGCGAACCGGAATTCTGGACCACGACGAGGCCCGCGCCGCCGGGTTCGATCCGGTAACCGAGACGGTGACGGCGAAGTCGCGCGCGGGCTACTACCCCGACGGCGGAAACGTGACGATCACGCTGACCGCCGACCGCGACTCCGAGCGCGTCCTCGGGGCCAGTCTCGTCAGCGAGTACGGCGAGGGGGCGGTGCATCGAAGCCACGCCGTCGTCGCGGCGCTCTCGGAGCGGGCCACCGTCGCCGACGTGGAGAACTACGACCTCGCGTACGCGCCGCCGTTCAACACCACGTGGGATCCCGTCCTGGTCGCCGCGAAGGTCCTCGGCGGAACGCTTCGGGGCTGA
- a CDS encoding helix-turn-helix domain-containing protein, producing the protein MEESTRELEVWCAGEEWCPITSTATLLGKKWHTVIVHRLLENGPLGFNALEEEVGGISSKVLSDALEDLEEKRLVNREIVNEKPVRVEYSLTELGESLEPVIVEMRDWGREHLAAASDESDSIA; encoded by the coding sequence ATGGAAGAGTCGACACGGGAACTCGAGGTCTGGTGTGCGGGCGAGGAGTGGTGCCCGATCACCTCGACCGCAACGCTGCTCGGCAAGAAGTGGCACACCGTCATCGTCCACCGGCTGCTCGAGAACGGGCCGCTCGGGTTCAACGCCCTCGAGGAGGAGGTCGGCGGCATCTCGAGCAAGGTCCTCTCGGATGCGCTCGAGGACTTGGAGGAAAAACGCCTCGTGAACCGCGAGATCGTCAACGAGAAACCGGTCCGCGTCGAGTACTCGCTGACCGAACTCGGCGAATCGCTCGAACCGGTCATCGTGGAGATGCGCGACTGGGGACGCGAACACCTCGCGGCCGCGTCGGACGAATCGGATTCGATCGCCTGA
- a CDS encoding NAD(P)/FAD-dependent oxidoreductase produces MSESDGTTRDSIAEERRYDVAVVGGGPAGLTAALYAARLGHETAVFDRGGGRAAMMQDTHNVIGTPESVSGNEFLSTAVDQLRSYGADYRREFVTSVERAGDSFALETTEGPAAAEQVVLATGFSDERPDPPLPRTGRGLHYCLHCDAYMFVDEPVYVMGHGESAAHVAMIMLNFTDEVDLLTRGDEPTWSDETATLLEGHPIDIVREDVTGVRNGDDGWLEALEFADGSTREYRGGFAMYGSEYNNEIAASLGADVNDDGTVAVDDHGRTSVDGLYAVGDLTPGHNQIPVAMGQGAKAGLAIHKELREFPKSIDELEAEGSVSASDVPAMPAELRNQASDHGSTADD; encoded by the coding sequence ATGAGTGAGTCAGATGGGACGACCCGCGATTCGATCGCAGAGGAGCGGCGGTACGACGTCGCCGTCGTCGGCGGCGGCCCCGCGGGGCTGACGGCCGCGCTGTACGCCGCGCGACTCGGCCACGAGACCGCCGTGTTCGACCGGGGCGGCGGCCGCGCGGCGATGATGCAGGACACGCACAACGTCATCGGCACGCCGGAGTCGGTGTCGGGAAACGAGTTCCTCTCGACGGCCGTCGACCAGCTCCGGTCCTACGGGGCCGACTACCGGCGGGAGTTCGTGACCAGTGTCGAACGCGCCGGCGACTCGTTCGCACTCGAGACGACCGAAGGGCCGGCCGCCGCGGAACAGGTCGTCCTCGCGACCGGCTTCAGCGACGAGCGACCCGACCCGCCGCTGCCCCGGACCGGTCGCGGGCTACACTACTGCCTGCACTGCGACGCCTACATGTTCGTCGACGAGCCGGTCTACGTGATGGGCCACGGCGAGAGCGCGGCCCACGTCGCGATGATCATGCTCAACTTCACCGACGAGGTCGACCTGCTGACGCGGGGCGACGAGCCGACCTGGAGCGACGAGACCGCGACCCTGCTCGAGGGCCATCCCATCGACATCGTTCGCGAGGACGTGACGGGCGTCAGAAACGGCGACGACGGCTGGCTCGAGGCGCTCGAGTTCGCCGACGGCTCGACCCGGGAGTATCGCGGCGGCTTCGCGATGTACGGCTCCGAGTACAACAACGAAATCGCGGCGTCCCTCGGCGCGGACGTAAACGACGACGGCACGGTCGCGGTCGACGACCACGGCCGCACGTCGGTCGACGGGCTCTACGCGGTCGGCGACCTGACGCCCGGCCACAACCAGATCCCCGTCGCGATGGGACAGGGCGCGAAGGCGGGGCTCGCGATCCACAAGGAACTCCGCGAGTTCCCGAAATCGATCGACGAACTCGAGGCCGAGGGGTCGGTTTCGGCGAGCGACGTGCCCGCGATGCCGGCCGAGTTGCGAAATCAGGCGAGCGACCACGGCTCGACGGCGGACGACTGA
- a CDS encoding DsrE family protein, translated as MGDAAIIILAGTESQADTGRLVNGLEAAREFAETAGDDLALIFDGAGTQWIEELEDEGHQYHDLYRAVRDEVAVCDYCAGTFGADEAVDDAGIVRLDENEGHPSVRSLVDDGYEVLTF; from the coding sequence ATGGGAGACGCAGCCATCATCATCCTCGCGGGTACCGAATCGCAGGCCGATACCGGCCGCCTCGTCAACGGGCTCGAAGCCGCCAGGGAGTTCGCGGAGACGGCCGGAGACGATCTGGCGTTGATCTTCGACGGGGCGGGGACGCAGTGGATCGAGGAACTCGAGGACGAGGGTCACCAGTACCACGACCTTTATCGGGCGGTCCGCGACGAGGTAGCGGTCTGTGACTACTGCGCGGGGACGTTCGGAGCGGACGAGGCCGTCGACGACGCCGGTATCGTGCGCCTCGACGAGAACGAGGGCCACCCGAGCGTCCGGTCGCTCGTCGACGACGGGTACGAGGTACTCACGTTCTGA
- a CDS encoding VOC family protein: protein MAALSAHHVGITVANLEETLAFYRDVLDLSVADRFSVGGEAFSDAVGVDGASAEFAHLEADGARIELVEYEPEARGSPAAGLNQPGASHVGLSVDDLESFAEALPEDVPTLSEPRTTESGTTIMFLRDPEENLIEVLEA, encoded by the coding sequence ATGGCTGCCCTCAGCGCACACCACGTCGGAATCACCGTGGCCAACCTCGAGGAGACGCTCGCGTTCTACCGCGACGTGCTCGACCTCTCGGTCGCCGACCGATTCAGCGTCGGCGGCGAGGCGTTCTCCGACGCCGTCGGCGTCGACGGTGCGAGCGCGGAGTTCGCGCACCTCGAGGCGGACGGAGCCCGGATCGAACTCGTCGAGTACGAGCCCGAAGCGCGGGGCTCTCCGGCGGCGGGGCTCAATCAGCCGGGCGCGTCACACGTCGGCCTCTCGGTCGACGACCTCGAGTCCTTCGCCGAGGCGCTCCCCGAGGACGTGCCGACGCTCAGCGAGCCCCGGACGACCGAGAGCGGGACGACGATCATGTTCCTGCGAGATCCTGAGGAGAACCTGATCGAAGTGCTCGAGGCATAA
- the pyrF gene encoding orotidine-5'-phosphate decarboxylase, translating into MNFFDRLHDRIRTVDSVVSVGLDPDQSLIPDHLHEHDLPRWAFNRRIIDATHEHAAVFKPNAAFYEDPDGWRALEETVAYAHGKGVPVLLDAKRADIGNTTRQYARLLETVDAITVNPYMGRDSLQPFLANEEAGVFVLCRTSNPGGADLQDLELETGESVYERVAALADLWNENDNVGLVVGATQPDELEDLREQVPDLPFLVPGIGAQGGDAEAAIEYGLADGVGLVNSSRGIIFAGEDRGEEFATASGQAAKRLKKRLNQYRDE; encoded by the coding sequence ATGAACTTCTTCGATCGCCTGCACGACCGCATCCGAACGGTCGACAGCGTCGTCTCGGTCGGGCTCGATCCCGACCAGTCGCTCATTCCCGATCACCTGCACGAACACGACCTCCCCAGGTGGGCGTTCAACCGGCGCATTATCGATGCGACCCACGAGCACGCCGCGGTCTTCAAGCCGAACGCGGCCTTCTACGAGGACCCGGACGGTTGGCGCGCCCTCGAGGAGACCGTCGCCTACGCCCATGGGAAGGGCGTACCCGTCCTGCTCGACGCCAAGCGCGCCGATATCGGGAACACGACGCGGCAGTACGCGCGGCTGCTCGAGACCGTCGACGCGATCACCGTCAACCCCTACATGGGACGCGATTCGTTGCAGCCGTTCCTGGCGAACGAGGAGGCCGGCGTGTTCGTTCTCTGTCGAACCTCGAACCCGGGCGGCGCGGATCTGCAAGACCTCGAACTCGAGACCGGCGAGTCCGTCTACGAGCGAGTGGCCGCGCTGGCGGATCTTTGGAACGAAAACGACAACGTCGGGCTCGTCGTCGGCGCGACCCAGCCCGACGAACTCGAGGACCTCCGCGAGCAGGTCCCGGATCTCCCCTTCCTCGTCCCCGGAATCGGGGCGCAGGGCGGCGACGCCGAAGCGGCGATCGAGTACGGGCTGGCCGACGGCGTCGGACTCGTCAACTCCTCGCGCGGAATCATTTTCGCGGGCGAGGATCGCGGTGAAGAGTTCGCTACCGCCAGCGGGCAAGCCGCGAAGCGACTCAAAAAGCGGCTAAATCAGTATCGAGACGAGTAG